Genomic segment of Cryomorphaceae bacterium:
CCTCGAGCCCCGTTTTGGAGACAACTGCTACCTGGCTGAAAACGCAACCATTGTAGGCGACGTTGAAATGGGAAACGAATGCAGTGTTTGGTTTCAGGCTGTAATTCGGGGCGATGTACATTACATCAAAATGGGCCACAAAGTAAACGTTCAGGACGGCGCGGTAATTCACTGTACCTATCAGAAAGCCCCCACGCAAATCGGAAACAACGTTTCAATCGGGCATCGTGCATTGGTTCATGGCTGCACTATTCACGACAACGTGTTGATTGGAATGGGCTCGATTGTAATGGACGGAGCGGTGATAGAATCGAAGAGCATTGTGGCCGCCGGAGCCGTGGTGCTGGAAGGCACTGTTGTTGAAAGCGGATCGGTGTATGCCGGAGTTCCTGCACGAAAAGTAAAATCAGTGGATAAGCACTTGTTTGAAGGAGAAATTCAGCGCATTGCGAACAACTATGTGATGTATGCAGATTGGTTTAAGCCCTAAAGTGTAGCCCAGAGGTCGGCAGTTTCAAGTCGCACCTTTTCGCCAAAAAA
This window contains:
- a CDS encoding gamma carbonic anhydrase family protein, whose amino-acid sequence is MAIIKPVRGLEPRFGDNCYLAENATIVGDVEMGNECSVWFQAVIRGDVHYIKMGHKVNVQDGAVIHCTYQKAPTQIGNNVSIGHRALVHGCTIHDNVLIGMGSIVMDGAVIESKSIVAAGAVVLEGTVVESGSVYAGVPARKVKSVDKHLFEGEIQRIANNYVMYADWFKP